CTACCGATTTTCGTGGGCAACACTTCCAACTCGGATTAGGAACACcaaatttagtactccctccgtcccaaaattcttgtcttacatttgtctaaatacgaatgtatcaagtcacattttagtattatatACACCCATATCTAGACGAATCtacgacaagaattttgggacggagggagtactttagtaTTCAGTTTTATCGCTAAATATGCAGCATGTACTCATCAGATTTAGTACTTTAGCGAGTACAATTTTCTGTAATTCCTGGTGAAATTTTCATCTCTATGTGGTAACATAATTGACAGTGTGCATCAATTCAGCTGATTTAGTTACCTTGTGACCTTGTCCATGTAGGGAATGAGGTCTTGCAGCCTCCTTAGCCTCTGGTTGATCCTTGTTCTTCTTTCCTAAACAGCATAAGCAAGAAAAATGTTCAGTATAAACATCCGACACCAAGACGAATACCGAAAAtgttgcaggaaactaactaaccCTCCCAAGCGATGCTCTGCGGGTCAGTGGTGCAGCCACGCTTGGCGTGGACTCTGCAGTCGGCGGAGTCCTGCTGCAGCTGCAGGTAGTCGTCCATGCTGGGCATGTCCAGCTCGAGAGGGCTAACTGAATCTGGACCAAGGTGTTAGTAGAAGTGTAGCATTAAACAATTGGTAGGCGGGAGAGTCCGGATGGATGTGAAGTGTATATATGTGAAGTTTGTCCTACCTGGGAGTCAATGTTGCTGAAGCTAGTGACCATGCCGACATCGCTGTCGCCGAGCACCTCGGCCTTCTTGCTGCCGGGCGCTGAGAACATGATGTTGGAGTTGGTGTCGTCCCAGGTGCTCATGGAGAAGATCCTCAAGAGGTCACTCAAGCCGTTGTCGGCAGCGATGCTCTCGCCGACGTCCGCGGGCGGCATCGGCACGGGcatggccatctccatctctgtgaTGGACGACATCATGTCCTGCTGCCTCAAGAAGCTCCACAACGAGCTCAGCCTCCTCTGATGTGCCATCACGTCGACGTTGCCTCCTCCGTGCGAATGCAAGTAGCTGATTCCCATCCTTCCTCTCATGCCACCCATGCCGCCATTGCCTGTGCATCATCACAGTCACAGAGCCAGAGCACATCGATCAAAGCGCACAAGGGCAAAAAAAACACAACACCCGACCAAATCAGGAAAATCAACATGATCATTGAAAAAAGGATCATGACAGCATATAGGATATTTAAAGGATGTAGGATATATAAAACAAATGCAGCAGAGGTAGCTAGAAAGGAAACAAAGAAACTTGATCTATagtaaaaataagaagcaacctccaAGATAATACGCCTGCAAAACGGAATAAAAGAACTA
This portion of the Triticum dicoccoides isolate Atlit2015 ecotype Zavitan chromosome 7A, WEW_v2.0, whole genome shotgun sequence genome encodes:
- the LOC119330292 gene encoding uncharacterized protein LOC119330292 → MGGMRGRMGISYLHSHGGGNVDVMAHQRRLSSLWSFLRQQDMMSSITEMEMAMPVPMPPADVGESIAADNGLSDLLRIFSMSTWDDTNSNIMFSAPGSKKAEVLGDSDVGMVTSFSNIDSQIQLALSSWTCPAWTTTCSCSRTPPTAESTPSVAAPLTRRASLGRERRTRINQRLRRLQDLIPYMDKVTRIFCALSPTE